GATGTTGGCTTTATCCGCGGGGCTGCCCCATCGGACATCGGAGATGAGACCTTCGGCGGAGATGCGGAGGCCAAGGGAATACCACGCGCTACCGCCACGTCGCGCTCCGGCGGCTGCGCCGATCATCTTCTCTGAAGGGTTGGGCTTATCGGTGAAGACGAGTTTGTAGCCGCCGCGCTCGATGCCGTCGAGATCGGCGCGTGGGTTGATGTTGTCGATGCGGTCATGGATGAAGGTGGCCCAATCGTAGGGGAGCACCTGGTTGAGATCGGCGATCAGCTCCTTGCGGTCGTATGTGACGATCAGTGGACCTGTGTTGCCGCCTTTGGCCAGGAAGATGTGCAGGAAGTCGGTGAGGGACTTCTGGTTGTTGGTCTTCTGACGGATGAAGGTATCGGCGTCGAGCCAGAAGAGCTCGCCTTCCTGGTAGTAGTCCTGACCACGGCGCCAGTTGGCCCAGGCGGAATTGCCTCCGCGGAGGATGCTGGCTGCGATGGCGGTGTCTTCCGTAGAGCGCCACTGGCGGCCGGGCTTGTAGTCAAGATTGGCGGCCGACATAGCGAGGAGGTCGCGATACTGTGCCTGTGATTTGAGGCCAGAGCGCGCGGCGAGCACGTTGCCGAGGTACTGCGTCATGCCCTCGTAAACCCAGAGCAACGAGCCTTGCTGCATCTTGGCGAAGGTGTCCTGATAGAGGTTGTCGGGGCGGCGGTATTTGCCATTCCAGGAGTGAGTGAACTCGTGCGGGAGCAGATCGGCGTCGGCCAGGAGATGGGCTTCATCCGTGAAGGTCTTTTCGTCGGTGCCGTTGTCGGAGGACTGACCGTGCTCGAGACCCTCGCCTCCAGCCACATCGGAGAGTGTGAGGAGGAAATGGTAGGCGTTGTAATGATGCGAGGCGTAGGCAGCCTGAGCTTCCCGGACGAGGTTGTTGAGCTGTGTCAGGACCGCAGGGCGAAGGTTGGCATCTTCGGGCTCATCAGAGACGACGTCGATGTAGTGTTTCGGTGTGACCTCGGGAGCGAGAGCGAACTCGCGGAAGTACTGGCCGGTGATAACGGGAGAATCTTCAAGCTGCTCGACGGTGGTGACGGCGAAGTGTGTGGTTCCGCCCTTGGGGTGTTGAGGATCGTATCCGTCGGTTGGCGTCAGCGCGGTGCCAATGCCCCAGCCTGCCGGGACCGTGACCGACGGTTGAACGGGAATGTCCTTCACAGGCGTATTGGCGGGATAGAGGAGGAGCTTTTCCCACTCAAGCACGGCAAGCCTCTGTGAGATGCGCGAGGTAACGATGCAGTCAAGATGAGCGTGCAGGGTAGTGACGCCTTCAGGCACCGTGACATGGAACTGGTAGAGGTCGGTGTCATCGCGCCGCCAAGTCAAGGGTCTGCCATTCGCC
This portion of the Edaphobacter sp. 4G125 genome encodes:
- a CDS encoding M61 family metallopeptidase; the protein is MLNRFVVLTLLVTSSAFAQKTPIKITADLSDAPRKIYHAEVDIPVTSGVVSLTTPQWIPGNHRPTGPVSDITGVVFSANGRPLTWRRDDTDLYQFHVTVPEGVTTLHAHLDCIVTSRISQRLAVLEWEKLLLYPANTPVKDIPVQPSVTVPAGWGIGTALTPTDGYDPQHPKGGTTHFAVTTVEQLEDSPVITGQYFREFALAPEVTPKHYIDVVSDEPEDANLRPAVLTQLNNLVREAQAAYASHHYNAYHFLLTLSDVAGGEGLEHGQSSDNGTDEKTFTDEAHLLADADLLPHEFTHSWNGKYRRPDNLYQDTFAKMQQGSLLWVYEGMTQYLGNVLAARSGLKSQAQYRDLLAMSAANLDYKPGRQWRSTEDTAIAASILRGGNSAWANWRRGQDYYQEGELFWLDADTFIRQKTNNQKSLTDFLHIFLAKGGNTGPLIVTYDRKELIADLNQVLPYDWATFIHDRIDNINPRADLDGIERGGYKLVFTDKPNPSEKMIGAAAGARRGGSAWYSLGLRISAEGLISDVRWGSPADKANIGPGTKVLAVDGNIYSSGALRKAIQDAKGKTEPIHLILQNDTFVRLADINYHDGERYPVLQRIEGTPAYLDDITKPLTTPEKVPTEKKTE